A genome region from Euphorbia lathyris chromosome 4, ddEupLath1.1, whole genome shotgun sequence includes the following:
- the LOC136227860 gene encoding phytol kinase 1, chloroplastic isoform X2, which produces MMSSLSYTPTPSVLLLRRRLHKSSAAGRSLSFSSTFGDCLSQNAPPIIGVQVLFRFPHATSAPTSSPYFNSRFAVTASGGSLFQDVGATAAVLVGAYGLVQAFDTLTQRNIIQQNLSRKFVHVLSGLLFAISWPIFRELLRGPLYYVIVLILCALVFWRQSPVGVISIAMMCGGDGVADIVGRRFGSIKLPYNPQKSWAGSISMFISGFLISLGMLYYYSALGCFQLDWSWTIQRVAWVGLVATAVESLSTSETVDDNISVPLTSMLAAYLCFGF; this is translated from the exons ATGATGAGCTCCTTATCATATACTCCCACTCCCTCTGTCCTCCTCCTACGTCGGCGCCTGCACAAATCTTCAGCCGCCGGTAGATCTCTCTCCTTTTCCTCCACTTTTGGGGATTGCCTGTCCCAGAATGCACCTCCTATTATAGGCGTCCAGGTTCTTTTTCGTTTTCCCCATGCAACCAGTGCTCCGACCTCTTCCCCTTATTTCAACTCTCGTTTCGCCGTCACCGCTTCTGGTGGATCCCTATTTCAAGACGTCGGAGCTACGGCAGCTGTTCTCGTTGGCGCGTACGGTCTGGTTCAAGCTTTCGATACTCTCACTCAGAGAAATATCATTCAGCAG AATTTGAGCAGAAAATTTGTCCATGTATTATCTGGATTGCTTTTCGCCATTTCCTGGCCCATTTtcag GGAGCTGCTAAGAGGCCCTCTCTATTATGTTATCGTATTGATTTTATGCGCTCTAGTCTTTTGGCGTCAATCTCCTGTCGGTGTCATTTCAATTGCAATGATGTGTGGTGGCGATG GTGTGGCTGATATTGTTGGAAGAAGATTTGGATCAATTAAACTTCCTTACAATCCACAGAAGAGTTGGGCGGGTAGCATATCAATGTTCATTTCAGGTTTTTTGATTTCTCTGGG GATGTTGTACTATTATTCAGCTTTGGGATGTTTCCAGTTGGATTGGAGCTGGACAATTCAAAGGGTTGCTTGGGTTGGTTTAGTGGCAACAGCAGTAGAGTCACTTTCAACTTCTGAGACTGTAGATGACAATATATCGGTTCCTTTAACTAGCATGCTAGCAGCTTATCTATGTTTTGGTTTCTAG
- the LOC136227860 gene encoding probable phytol kinase 1, chloroplastic isoform X1, producing the protein MMSSLSYTPTPSVLLLRRRLHKSSAAGRSLSFSSTFGDCLSQNAPPIIGVQVLFRFPHATSAPTSSPYFNSRFAVTASGGSLFQDVGATAAVLVGAYGLVQAFDTLTQRNIIQQNLSRKFVHVLSGLLFAISWPIFSTSTEARYFAALVPLVNSIRLLVYGFSLAKDEGLIKSITREGNPKELLRGPLYYVIVLILCALVFWRQSPVGVISIAMMCGGDGVADIVGRRFGSIKLPYNPQKSWAGSISMFISGFLISLGMLYYYSALGCFQLDWSWTIQRVAWVGLVATAVESLSTSETVDDNISVPLTSMLAAYLCFGF; encoded by the exons ATGATGAGCTCCTTATCATATACTCCCACTCCCTCTGTCCTCCTCCTACGTCGGCGCCTGCACAAATCTTCAGCCGCCGGTAGATCTCTCTCCTTTTCCTCCACTTTTGGGGATTGCCTGTCCCAGAATGCACCTCCTATTATAGGCGTCCAGGTTCTTTTTCGTTTTCCCCATGCAACCAGTGCTCCGACCTCTTCCCCTTATTTCAACTCTCGTTTCGCCGTCACCGCTTCTGGTGGATCCCTATTTCAAGACGTCGGAGCTACGGCAGCTGTTCTCGTTGGCGCGTACGGTCTGGTTCAAGCTTTCGATACTCTCACTCAGAGAAATATCATTCAGCAG AATTTGAGCAGAAAATTTGTCCATGTATTATCTGGATTGCTTTTCGCCATTTCCTGGCCCATTTtcag CACATCTACAGAGGCTCGCTACTTTGCTGCATTGGTGCCCCTTGTGAATTCCATAAGGCTACTTGTCTATGGCTTCTCTTTGGCTAAAGATGAAGGCCTCATAAAATCTATCACTCGAGAAGGAAACCCCAA GGAGCTGCTAAGAGGCCCTCTCTATTATGTTATCGTATTGATTTTATGCGCTCTAGTCTTTTGGCGTCAATCTCCTGTCGGTGTCATTTCAATTGCAATGATGTGTGGTGGCGATG GTGTGGCTGATATTGTTGGAAGAAGATTTGGATCAATTAAACTTCCTTACAATCCACAGAAGAGTTGGGCGGGTAGCATATCAATGTTCATTTCAGGTTTTTTGATTTCTCTGGG GATGTTGTACTATTATTCAGCTTTGGGATGTTTCCAGTTGGATTGGAGCTGGACAATTCAAAGGGTTGCTTGGGTTGGTTTAGTGGCAACAGCAGTAGAGTCACTTTCAACTTCTGAGACTGTAGATGACAATATATCGGTTCCTTTAACTAGCATGCTAGCAGCTTATCTATGTTTTGGTTTCTAG